In Mytilus edulis unplaced genomic scaffold, xbMytEdul2.2 SCAFFOLD_1491, whole genome shotgun sequence, the genomic window ttattttgttcatctaAAGTTCCTTTCTTAGTGGtccatttataaacatgataaaacatcaTTTCCTTAAGTTCTAGTTCGTTaatatatgatcatgatgataaaccTGTCATCCATACATGTTTACTACGCATGGACGGACTTACCGGACAACCACACTTCTGTGAAAACAGAGGTGACCCATTTGTCTGATTGATTTTCAAATCTTTTCAGATATATGATTGCGGAAATAAGATAGTAAAAAATGTACGTAACATTGAGTTTTCAGTGAATAGATTCAAATCAAATTTGatgcaatttttatataataaagaagaaatataCACGATCAAAGCCTTAGATGGGCGGAGTTACAAGACTGCATCGTATCTTAATTTTTATtccctataaatatttttttatattggggCGGATCGACTAAGGGCCCGATTGACATGAAAGCTACAAGAACTTGAGAAGTACCTGACTGACATTGCAGTAGTGAATGAAAAGATGGTAATTTTAATTTTACCTGGAACTACTACCCACAGTTTTCATCAACTCTTCATCATCATGGTGTTCATCTGAATCAGCATCAACTTTGGGAAGAAAGTTTTTAACAAGATATTCTCTAACTTTAACATAATTTTCCTGTTCAAGTTCTTTGACACTTGTGTCAAATGTCAAGTTAGCATTCAAATAATCCATCATCTTGATTAAATCTGCATCGAGGGGTGGCAAACCtgcatttatatttgaaaacatgtCGAAAAATTCATCAATGCTCTTCGTGGATGGGTCGATCCAGTTCCAATTAATCTGAAGATTTTCTAGTTCGCTCATCGTCCAATCACTTGTTTCACGCGGAATGTAACTACTCAGTGCAGTTAATTTCTTCTTCTTATCGCTTGATGCGGAATAATAATCGCCATCTAATCTATTTGTCCACAGTGGATCATCTTCTGAATTTGAGCTGTGCCGTTGGCGTTTGCGTTTAGGTTTCGAGGATGACGCCATGTTGTGCCGAGGATAATTGTTCTCAACTCATCAGTATACGGCAGCCGGTACGGTCACAGAACCGTTCGAATGCAGCACCGGAATACGTCCCCAGAACCATTTAAAAGTCATGCGCAGCACTTGTTAGCTAAATACCGACAAACAATTGTGACCTGAATGACCACAAATAAACAcaacataatataatatattatatatatatattgtaatcacAGTAGTCTTAGATTATAATTATCAGTTTCGTTTGTTTGTCTCAGTGATTAAGGAGGTTATATGAgacatataacctccttggtctGATTAAATGATAACGAGGTGTTTGTCgctcctttttttaaataaattgtgacCTATATTATAGTTGTTATAGTCATatctatggtggccggttaaggccatttcgcgttttcgcgttttcgcgttttcgcccatcatattatatagggcgaaaacgcgaaaacgcgaaatcgcgaagtcgaaaacgcgaaaacgcgaagtcgaaaacgcgaaaacgcgaaaacgcgaagtcgaaaacgcgaaaacgcgaagtcgaaaacgcgaaaacgcgaaatattttttctttccgatttcgcgttttcgacttcgcgttttcgcgttttcgacttcgcgttttcgcg contains:
- the LOC139507438 gene encoding uncharacterized protein, which codes for MASSSKPKRKRQRHSSNSEDDPLWTNRLDGDYYSASSDKKKKLTALSSYIPRETSDWTMSELENLQINWNWIDPSTKSIDEFFDMFSNINAGLPPLDADLIKMMDYLNANLTFDTSVKELEQENYVKVREYLVKNFLPKVDADSDEHHDDEELMKTVGSSSRAGSTKGG